CGGCACAATCCGCGGCGTCCGCGCCAAGCCAGGCGCCGTTATGGCAGGATATCTGGTGGGCCCGCAGTTACGAAATCGCAGCGCTCGGCGCGATGCTCGTCGTGCTCGGCGGCATCCTGATCTTCCAGGATACGGTGACCGCGCATGGCCGCTTCTACTACCGCCTGCGCACCGGTTATCTGCTGCTGACCTTCGTCTTCCTCGGCCTGATCGCCAACGCGCAATTGTCGGTGGTCCATGTCCTGACCTTCATTCATGCCCTGCTGTCGGGGTTTCGCTGGGAGCTGTTCCTGCTCGACCCGATGGTGTTCCTGCTCTGGAGCTTCGTCGCGATCAGCATGCTGTTCTGGGGACGCGGCGTATTCTGCGGCTGGCTATGTCCGTTCGGGACCCTGCAGGAACTGACCAACCAGCTGGCGCGACGGCTCGGCATCAAGCAGATCGAAATTCCGTTCGGGCTGCACGAGCGGCTCTGGATGATCAAATATGTCGCCTTTGTCGGCATCCTGGCGATCTCGCTGCGCTCGATCATCACCGCCTTCCAGTTGGCCGAGGTCGAACCGTTCAAGACCGCCATCACGATGAAATTTCTGCGCGAGTGGCCGTTCGTGCTTTATGCGGGGAGCCTCTTGGTCGCCGGGCTGTTCATCGAGCGGTTCTACTGCCGCTACCTCTGTCCGCTCGGCGCTGCGCTGGCGATCCCGGCGCGCATGCGGATGTTCGAATGGCTCAAGCGCTACCGCGAATGCGGCTCCGAATGCCATGTCTGCGCGCGGCGCTGCACCGTTCAGGCGATTCATCCGCTCGGCCAGATCAATCCAAACGAATGCATCTACTGCCTGAAATGCCAGGCCAACTATTTCGACCACGACGTCTGCCTGCATCTGAAGAAGCGCGCGGCGCGGCGCCAGCCGTTTGCAGCCACGCCTGTTCCGGGCAGCGCCGGCGCACGACCGAAAGGAGCCGGCGATGCGACCTGACGCCCCGACGCGACGCCGCGTCATCACGATTTTCGCTGCCGCCGCCGCCGTCGCCGGCAGCCCTGCCCGGCCGCGAGAGGCCGACTACGCCTGGCGCGGCGTCGCGATGGGTGCGGACGCCACCATCCTGTTCAACGGGGTCGAACCCGCAACCGCCCGCAGCGCCATTGCCGCCGCGGCCGCGGAAATCGATCGTCTCGAAGACGCGCTGAGCCTGTTCCGCGAAAACTCGGAATTGCGGCGCCTGAACCGTGACAAGCTGCTGCCTTCGCCGAGCGGCGACGTGCGCCGCGCGCTGGCACTGGCGCTCGATATCGCCGGCCGCAGCGGCGGCCTGTTCGATCCGAGCGTCCAGGCGCTTTGGGAAGCGCATGTGGACTGGTTTGCCGCATCGCCCGACGCCGGCCTGCCGCCCGATAAACTGATCGCCAAGGCGCGGGCAGCGGTCGACTGGCGCCGGATTGCGATCGAACCTGACGGCATCCGCACCGGCGCGGATCAGCGCCTCACGCTCAACGGCCTCGGCCAGGGGTATGTCACCGACCGGGTCGCGGACCTGCTGTATTTACGTGGCTTGCGACATATCTTGGTCGATCTCGGCGAGCAGCGCGCGCTCGGGCCGCGCCAGGACGGTGCGCCATGGCTGGTCGCCCGCGCCAATGCCGCGCCGTTCGCACTGAGCGGCGGCGCGCTGGCGACCTCGGAAGGTTCAGGCTGCGTGCTCGGCGCGTCCGGCGCTGCGCATCATCTGTTCGACCCGCGCAACGGCCGCAGTGCCACACATTGGAAGACAATCACGGTGCATCATCGCTCCGCCGCGGTCGCCGATGCGCTGTCGACGGCGCTTTACGCCGCTTCGCCGGACGAAATCGAGGCCCTGCTGCCGCGCTTTGCGGGAACGGCGATATGGGCGACCGGCCACGACGGACGCGAACGGCGATGGATTTCGCCGCCGGTCGATGGGACCGTCGGCTGAAATCCACCCGCCGCCAACGCTATCGCAAGAGCCCTTCGGTTACTTGGTCTTGCCTTCCGCGTCGTACTGCTTGAGGAAGGCCCAGAGACTCTTCGCCTCGCCCTCGTTCTTGATGCCGGCGAACACCATCTTGGTGCCCGGGATCTTGGCCTTGGGATCCTTGATGTATTCGAGGAAGACTTCCTCGCTCCAGGTGATGCCGGAACCCTTGTTGGCATCGGAATAATTGTAAGCGGCCACCGTTCCGGATTTGCGGCCATCGAGGCCGTTCAGCACCGGACCGACCTTGTTCTTCGCCGTCGGTCCCACATCGTGACAGGCGGCGCACTTCTTGTACGAGGTTGCGCCGGCTGCCACGTCCTGTGCGAACGCGCCGCTCGCCGATACCATCGAGATCGCAACCACCGTAATCATTCTCTTCATAATCGCCGTCTCCTTCTGCTGGATGCCGTGTACCGGCCTGACTTGACCGGAATTCGTAAAGATCCGATTTCACCCCGGATGGGTGCCGAGCGCGTTGTGCAGCCTTGCGTCATGGGTCTCGAAGTGCCGGGAAAACCACGCATCGAGCCGCTGCGCCAGCAAACCTTCGTCGAAGCGGTCGCTGGCCTCGAAATCCTCCATGATGTCGCGGATCTCGTCCAGCAGGCGTTCGTGGTCGTTCTTGTGCTGGACCAGCTGGTCGTAGCTGCGTTCGCGCATGAAGCGCTCCTCGAGCGCAAAATGCGCCGAGATCGCCTTGAACAGGTCACCGAAGAAATCGAGCACCGCATCCTTCGATCCCCGCGAGGTGGCCTCTTCGTAAAGACGGTTGACGAGGTCGACGAGTTCCCTGTGCTCGTGATCGACGGCGGCTATCCCGACGCTGTAGCGGCTCTCCCAATGCAAAAGGCCCATGGCGTACCCCTCAGCGAAAGATGAACTCGCCGCTCTCCGGCCGGTAGTCGATGACGAACATCTGGCTCGGCGCGAAGTCCACGGTACCACGGCGCTCGTGATCGAAGCCATCGGCGCGCGCGGTGTCCCGCATGCGCACCGCAACATCGTATTTTCCGGCCGGCATCACGAAGCGCTGATAGACCCGCGACGGGCCGTCGCCGGCGATCCCGGTCGGCGGCAGGTCAGCAGCATAGATCCTGCGGCCGTCGATATCGAGCTCGACATAGAGGGACCGGCGTACCCGCGGGCAATCCTGCACCCGGCGCATGTTCGGCGGCAGCTTGGCGATCTCTTCCGGGGTCAGCCTGCGGCATTCCCCCTTGCGGTCCGCGCCGTGCACGAAGGTCAGCATCATGATGCCGGAATTTTCCGGAATTTGCCGATAGACCGGCCGGTCGGACAGCCACGCCACGCCGGCGAACAGCGCGGCGATGATGGCGAACTGGCCCGCCAGCCGCAGCAGCCTCATCATGAATCCCCCTTCGCTTCGGCGGGTTCACGATTCCTGCCGGGCCGGGATACGAGACTGGCCGCCAGCGGAGACCGCAGACGCAGCGGCGGCAGGCCGGCGATGGTGGCGGCGAACGATGCAATGGCGGATTCGGCTTTCGTCACCTCGATCGCCGAGGCCCAGATCGTGGCAATGCGGTTGCGCGGCACCCGGGCGCGCAAATAGGGATCGCGCTGTCCGGCAAAGCGCTGCTCGGTCCAGTCGACGCCGAGGCGGTTGTAGCAAGCGCTTTCCGCGCAGCCCGCGACCACCACACCGTCGGCGAGATCGCGGCTGAGCACGAAGTCGATCAGCGACGGCGGCATCATCGCGACGCAGGGCATCACGACCGTTCCATCGAGGCGCCCGCCGGCGGCGCCGTGTTCGCAGGCGAGCACCAGCACCCGCCCCGGCTTCGCCAATGTGCCGGCGGCGGCGACGACCCGCTCGCGCAATTCCTTCAGCGAGTAGTCGGGCAGATCGATCCCGGTCTTGAGCTCCTCCGAGCGGCGGAACGGCGTCGAGGAAGGACATGCGCCGACGCAGATGCCGCAGGATACGCAGAGCGACGGATTGACCGCGGCCTCGGTCGGAAACGGCATGCCATCGGTGCGCGGGACCATCCGGATCGCCTCGTAGGGGCAATCCTCGGCGCAGCGCGCGCAGCCGTTGCAATGCGCCAGATCGATTTCCGCAGGCTTCGCCCGCCGCATCGGCGGCAGCCAGGGCATCAGCGCGATCATCAGCGAGAACGCGCCCAAAAAGGCCCAGACCGCGCCGTTGCCCCAGATATTGGTCAGGGGATAGAGCGGCAGATAGAGCCAGTCGATACCGACCTCGGCGGGGACCTTGGCCAGATCGGCGTGGCCCTGCGACAGCGCGGGCTTCCAGATCGACACCGCGAGCAATGCCGCCAGCGACAGCAGCGCAAGCGTCCGCGGCGGGTTCATCTTCGGCCGGGAGATGCGGATGATATGAATCCACATGATGAAGAGCAGGAACAGCGGCACCGCCACATGCATGAACACCATCAGTGAAAAGAAGCGGCTGGTGAGCGTGCCGGTGGAGATGAAATTGCGAGCAATCGGCTCGCCGAAAATCGGCAGCCAGTCCAGGAGTTCCGACGAGACGATCGCGACATATTGCGCGAGCTTGTCCCACACCAGCCAGTAGCCGGTGATCCCCGAGGCGTAGAGCAGCCAGATGATTGGCAGGCCGGTGATCCAGGAGAACCAGCGAACGCCGCGATAACGATCCAGCGAAAACTCCCGCAGCAGATGGACTACCACCATCACCACCATCAGGTCGGAGGCATAACGGTGAAAGCTGCGCATGACGCCGGCGTGAAACCAGTAGGCCTGCGTCATATGCTCGACCGATTGATAGGCCCGCTCGATGCCGGTATCGAAGAAGATGAACAGATAGATCCCGCTCACCGCCACGATCCAGAAAAAGAAGAAGCCGAGCGCGCCGAGCTGCGCGATCGGATTGAGCTGCGGCGAGAACAGCCGGTCGAACGGCCGCTCTATCAGCGAAAATCCTGCCCGAAGCACGCTGCGGATGGCGCCGATCACATTGCTCTCCGTGTCAACCGGTCCTCGCCGCTCATGCGTGCGCCGAGCGAAACCACTCCCGCAGGATGAGGCCGCCCATGACGAGGAGAGAGAACGCCGCGATCACGCTGCCGAACACCAGCCCGTAATCGATGCGGTAGCGGCCGGCGCCCGGATCGTAGGCGGTGCAGATGAACTTGATACGGTCCACGATGCCGCTGAAGGTGAACGAGGTCGTGGTGCCGTAGACGACGTCCTTCAGCGGCTCCATGAACATCTGCAGCGGGAACTCCTCGCCGTAGACGTGGCGGTAGATCCTGCCCTCGCGGTCGACGATCGTGGTTTGCGTCAGATGATCGAAGCCGCCGGCCACCGCGCGGTAGCTGAAGCCGAGGTCGCCGAGCAGCGCCTCGATGGTCGCGGGATCGGCGCTGGCCACCCGCCAGTTCGGCAGTTTGATGCCTTGCATCGATGCGAACTGGGTCAGCCGTACCGGCGTGTCGTTGCGCGCGTCGAAGCCGACCGTGAGCACGTTGAAGCGGTCCAGGCCGATCATCCGCCCGGCCTCGTTCACGGCGTCGATGACATGCTGGGTGGTCGGCGGGCAGACCGAACTGCAGGCGGTGTAGACCAGGCTGATCACCAGCGGCTTGCCGCGGTAGTCGCGCAACGCCAGTGGCGCGCCCTTCATGTCGACAAGGGTGTAGTTGCCGATGGCTCGTCCAAGCGCCTGCGTTCCCTTGGCGACCGTTGCCGCGGGATCGAGTTGTGGCGACGCGGCCCCTGCGGAAACCGGCGCAATGAGCAAATAAGCGAGCACGGTCGCCGCGCATGCCGCAATGCGGCCCCAGGTCATAACCAATGCCTGACGGCGCTCGCGAGCAGCGCGCCGGCGATCAACAGCGCCAGTTGCACCAGCGACGCGAAAAAGTTGACCATCGCATTCTCCTTGGAAGGAACGCGATAGAGCTTCACGCTCTTCCAGACGAAATAGCCGCCGCCAAGTCCGGCGCCGAGCCCATAGAGCAGCCCTTCGCCGAACCAGAGCGGCACCAGCGAAACGGCGGCCAGCGCCACCGAGTGGACGAGGATCGCCAGTGTCCAGGCATAGGCCGGAACCACCACCGGCAGCATCGGGATGCCGGCCTTGGCATAGTCCTGGCCCTTGGCGGCCGCGAGGCTCCAGAAGTGCGGCGGCGTCCACAGAAACAGCGCAACCGCCAGCACGGTCGGGATCACCTGCGGCGACGGATCGACCGCCGCGGCACCGGCGAGCACCGCAAAACTCCCGGCCAAGCCTCCAACCACGATGTTCCAGGTGCTGCGGCGCTTCAGCCACACCGTGTAGACGATGCCGTAGGTGAAGGCGCCGAGGAAGACATAGGCCGCCGCCACGTTGCCGGCGCTGACCGAGGCGAGCCCGAGCGAGGCCGCCAGCAGCCCGAGAAACCCGACCAGCCACCACGGGCTCGGCTTGAACGTCCCGCTCGCAAACGGGCGCGTGCAGGTGCGCCGCATCAGCCGGTCGACGTCACGCTCGTAGTAATGGTTGAAGGCGCCTGCCGCCCCGGAGGCGCCCAGGATTGCCAGTGCGAGGCCGGTGATCTGCCACCACGCCAGTCCCGGTCCGCTCGCGACCGCAATTCCGGCCAGCGCGCTCGCCGCAATCGCGACGCCGATCCTGAGTTTCAGGAGCGAAATCGTCAATCCGATTGCGGCGCGCATGGGATGTCCTCCTTGTGGGATCAACGGTAATCAGCGGAACAGCCAGAGTTCCGACAGATATTTCCAGTTGATGAAGTAATAGAGGACGAAACAGACGAAGAAGAGCGCGACCAGGATGATGGTGCCCGGCAATTTCGGCGCCTTCTCGTTGCCGTAGTGCGAGGCCGCGGCACCGCCGCCCGCGTGCAGCGGGAAGGTCAGCTTGTGACCGCCCGTGATCTTCTCGCCGAAGAACGCCGTGGCCACGACGACGAGCACGAAGATGATGCCGCCGATCGCAGCGATGATCGCGAAGATGCCGTTGAGTCCCATCATCAGGAATGCGCCCGCGGAGTGAGCGAAGCCGAGATTGGCATCACTGAAGGTCATGTCCCAATGCCGGCGCGCGACGCCGAGCGTGCCCGCGCCCATCATGAACAGCGAGATGCCGGCGGCGCCGATCCCGAACAGGTAGGGCTGGATCTTGGCGAGCTTGGGCCAGACGATTTCGCGCTGGAACACCAGCGGCAGCACGAGATAGGTCGCTCCCATGAAGGCCAGCGTCGTTCCCGCCACCACGGTGCCGTGGAAGTGGCCCGGCACGTAGATCGTATTGTGCATCAGCACGTTGAGCTGTTCGGTGCCGAGCACGACGCCGGAGATGCCGCCGATGAAGCCGAAGAACACCAGCGACAGGAACATTCCGGCGAAGGCCGGATGGCCCCACGGCGCCTTGCGCAGCCATTCGAACACGCCGCGATTGTAGCCGTTCTTGCGCTGCGCCGCCTCGATCGCGCCCGGCACGGTCAGGCCGTGGACCATCGAGCCGAGCACGGCGAGATACATCATGTAACTGGTGTTGACGATCTTCCAGCTCGCATCCATGCCCGGTTCGGCCAACAGATGGTGCGCCGAGGCGAGCTGCAGGAACAGGATGTACATGAAGAAGGCGGTGCGGCTGACCTTCTCGCTCAAGGGCTTGGCGCCGACCAGGAGCGCCGCGGTCAGGTACCAGAGCGATACATGCGCCGAGACGTTGATCTGCTGCGAGGAATGGCCCATCGCCCACCACACCACCTTGTACATCAAAGGATCGATGTCGGAGATCAGGCCGAGCGACCACAGCCAGGTCGGGATCAGGATGATGGCGCCCGAGGCGATCGTGAACACCGCGATGATCGCGGCGGTCAGCGCGCCGAAGGTCACCAGCGGGATCGATCCCTCGTAGGTTCTTTCCTCCTTCGCGATCACCAGCGTTGCGAAGAAGAGCGCGCAGCCGATCAGGGCGCCGACCGCGAACAGGATCAGGCCGAGATAGAAGTGCGGCTGGGCCTTCATCGGCGGATAGGAGGTGAACATCACGCTGGAATCGCCCTGCAGCACGGCGACATTGGTCGCGATCGCGCCGACCACCATCATCACGAAACCGACCCAGCCGAGCTTGGGCGCCGCCAGCCGCGAGTTGAGCAGGATCGCGGAGGCGAAATACAGCACTGCGATTTCGAAGAAGATGATCCAGAACAACAGCACATTGGCGCCGTGTCCGGTCAGGATCAGATAGAACCAGTCGGCCGGAAGCAGATGCACCGCCGGCCAGCGCGTCAGCGCCACCAACAGCCCCATCAGCCCGCCGACGGCGAGAAACACCACCGCGGCCACGGCATTCGCCTTGATCAGCGCCTGCGCCGCGGTATCGACCTTGAGGCCGGTGTACTGGCAGGTGCGAAATTCTGCCTGCGCCGGAACGGCGCCGATGACGGTTTCTGCGGTCATGAGCCTACCTCCCCTCGGCGAGGCGCGGTTCGGCCTCCGCGCGCTTCTGTTCCGTGACGTAAATCTTCCCGGTCATGGTGTGATGACCGATCCCGCAAAATTCGTTGCAGATGATGCCGAACTCGCCGCTCTCGGTCGGCGTCAGCGAGATGACGTGCTCGTAGCCCGGGTGAACCTGGATATTGATGTTGGTGGGCTGCAGCGAGAAGCCGTGCTGCCAGTCGAGCGACGAGAGATGGATCCGGTAGCTGACGCCCTTCTCCAGTTCGAGAATCGGCCACCATTGCCACAGCCGTCCGAGCAGATAGACGTCGGCTCCCGGCTTGGGCTTGACCACCGGTATGCCCTTCTCCTCACGCACCTGGAATTTCTTGGCGAACTCGTCGACCTTCGCCTCATAGGCCGACGGCGTGGTGCGGTAGGCCTCCTTGCTGAGATTTTGCTGACCGATGAAGTGCCACGCGATCATGAAGCCGAACATGAACAGGCCCCAGAGGAAGGCGATCACGATCCAGACCAGCTCGACCCTTTCGATAGGCTCGTTCCACCAAATTCGTTGTTCGGGCGGTGTGACGGCCATGTCGATCTCCCCTTCTCAAAAGATTCGCGCCTCA
The genomic region above belongs to Bradyrhizobium sediminis and contains:
- a CDS encoding FAD:protein FMN transferase, translating into MRPDAPTRRRVITIFAAAAAVAGSPARPREADYAWRGVAMGADATILFNGVEPATARSAIAAAAAEIDRLEDALSLFRENSELRRLNRDKLLPSPSGDVRRALALALDIAGRSGGLFDPSVQALWEAHVDWFAASPDAGLPPDKLIAKARAAVDWRRIAIEPDGIRTGADQRLTLNGLGQGYVTDRVADLLYLRGLRHILVDLGEQRALGPRQDGAPWLVARANAAPFALSGGALATSEGSGCVLGASGAAHHLFDPRNGRSATHWKTITVHHRSAAVADALSTALYAASPDEIEALLPRFAGTAIWATGHDGRERRWISPPVDGTVG
- a CDS encoding c-type cytochrome; this encodes MKRMITVVAISMVSASGAFAQDVAAGATSYKKCAACHDVGPTAKNKVGPVLNGLDGRKSGTVAAYNYSDANKGSGITWSEEVFLEYIKDPKAKIPGTKMVFAGIKNEGEAKSLWAFLKQYDAEGKTK
- a CDS encoding bacteriohemerythrin, which gives rise to MGLLHWESRYSVGIAAVDHEHRELVDLVNRLYEEATSRGSKDAVLDFFGDLFKAISAHFALEERFMRERSYDQLVQHKNDHERLLDEIRDIMEDFEASDRFDEGLLAQRLDAWFSRHFETHDARLHNALGTHPG
- a CDS encoding cytochrome b N-terminal domain-containing protein; this translates as MIGAIRSVLRAGFSLIERPFDRLFSPQLNPIAQLGALGFFFFWIVAVSGIYLFIFFDTGIERAYQSVEHMTQAYWFHAGVMRSFHRYASDLMVVMVVVHLLREFSLDRYRGVRWFSWITGLPIIWLLYASGITGYWLVWDKLAQYVAIVSSELLDWLPIFGEPIARNFISTGTLTSRFFSLMVFMHVAVPLFLLFIMWIHIIRISRPKMNPPRTLALLSLAALLAVSIWKPALSQGHADLAKVPAEVGIDWLYLPLYPLTNIWGNGAVWAFLGAFSLMIALMPWLPPMRRAKPAEIDLAHCNGCARCAEDCPYEAIRMVPRTDGMPFPTEAAVNPSLCVSCGICVGACPSSTPFRRSEELKTGIDLPDYSLKELRERVVAAAGTLAKPGRVLVLACEHGAAGGRLDGTVVMPCVAMMPPSLIDFVLSRDLADGVVVAGCAESACYNRLGVDWTEQRFAGQRDPYLRARVPRNRIATIWASAIEVTKAESAIASFAATIAGLPPLRLRSPLAASLVSRPGRNREPAEAKGDS
- a CDS encoding SCO family protein produces the protein MTWGRIAACAATVLAYLLIAPVSAGAASPQLDPAATVAKGTQALGRAIGNYTLVDMKGAPLALRDYRGKPLVISLVYTACSSVCPPTTQHVIDAVNEAGRMIGLDRFNVLTVGFDARNDTPVRLTQFASMQGIKLPNWRVASADPATIEALLGDLGFSYRAVAGGFDHLTQTTIVDREGRIYRHVYGEEFPLQMFMEPLKDVVYGTTTSFTFSGIVDRIKFICTAYDPGAGRYRIDYGLVFGSVIAAFSLLVMGGLILREWFRSAHA
- the cyoE gene encoding heme o synthase, translated to MRAAIGLTISLLKLRIGVAIAASALAGIAVASGPGLAWWQITGLALAILGASGAAGAFNHYYERDVDRLMRRTCTRPFASGTFKPSPWWLVGFLGLLAASLGLASVSAGNVAAAYVFLGAFTYGIVYTVWLKRRSTWNIVVGGLAGSFAVLAGAAAVDPSPQVIPTVLAVALFLWTPPHFWSLAAAKGQDYAKAGIPMLPVVVPAYAWTLAILVHSVALAAVSLVPLWFGEGLLYGLGAGLGGGYFVWKSVKLYRVPSKENAMVNFFASLVQLALLIAGALLASAVRHWL
- a CDS encoding cbb3-type cytochrome c oxidase subunit I; this translates as MTAETVIGAVPAQAEFRTCQYTGLKVDTAAQALIKANAVAAVVFLAVGGLMGLLVALTRWPAVHLLPADWFYLILTGHGANVLLFWIIFFEIAVLYFASAILLNSRLAAPKLGWVGFVMMVVGAIATNVAVLQGDSSVMFTSYPPMKAQPHFYLGLILFAVGALIGCALFFATLVIAKEERTYEGSIPLVTFGALTAAIIAVFTIASGAIILIPTWLWSLGLISDIDPLMYKVVWWAMGHSSQQINVSAHVSLWYLTAALLVGAKPLSEKVSRTAFFMYILFLQLASAHHLLAEPGMDASWKIVNTSYMMYLAVLGSMVHGLTVPGAIEAAQRKNGYNRGVFEWLRKAPWGHPAFAGMFLSLVFFGFIGGISGVVLGTEQLNVLMHNTIYVPGHFHGTVVAGTTLAFMGATYLVLPLVFQREIVWPKLAKIQPYLFGIGAAGISLFMMGAGTLGVARRHWDMTFSDANLGFAHSAGAFLMMGLNGIFAIIAAIGGIIFVLVVVATAFFGEKITGGHKLTFPLHAGGGAAASHYGNEKAPKLPGTIILVALFFVCFVLYYFINWKYLSELWLFR